Within Chelatococcus sp. HY11, the genomic segment CCGCAGCCGGAAGGCCCCAGCAAGACAAGGAATTCGTTGTCGCCGACATCGATATCGACACCATCGATCACCTTTACATCCTGGAAGGATTTGGTGATGTTGTTCAACTTAAGCGACATGCGCGTCCCCTTGGAGAATACTGTCCGTTCGTGATTTTCACGGCGTCTATCAACCCTTGACACCGCCCGACGTCATGCCGGCGACCACGTAGCGCTGGACGAAGAGATAGAAGACAACGGCGGGAACCGTGTAAATGAAGCCGACCGCCATCACCGTGTGAACCGGCGTGCTGAGCTCGCCTATGAAGCTCGCCAGGCCGACGGATGCGGTACGCCACTGGTCGTCGCTGATGAAAGTCTGCGCGAAGACATATTCGTTCCAGCCATGGAAGAAGGCGATGACGGCAGCTGCGGCCAGAGTTGGCGCGATCAGGGGTACGACGACGGCAAGCACGATCCCGATGCGCGAACAGCCGTCGATACGGGCCGCCTCCTCGATCTCGTAGGGAACCGCGTCGATCGCGCCCTTCAGGATCCAGGTGACGACCGGAACCGTGAAGGCGGCATTGGCCAGGATCAACCCGAGCAAGGTGTTGAGCAGCGAGAGCTTCGTGAAGATGTCGTAGAGCGGCACCACCAGCATCGCTTCCGGCAGCATCTGCGTCAGAAACAGCGCGAAGCCGAACAGGAGCTTGCCCTTGAAATCCATGCGCGAGAGCGCATAGGCCGGCAGGATGGCGAGCACGATGCTGAGCGCCGTTGTGCCCACAGCCACGATGATGCTGTTGAACAGCCAGTGCCTCAGTGATGTGCCGCTCCAGGCTTCGATATAGGTCGGCAGTTGCGCCAGAGAGGGCAGCAGCTGGGGCCGATCGGCGAAGAGCTGATCGGACGGCGTCAGCGAGGTGACGAACATCCAATACAGCGGGAAGACAGCGACACCCAGAACAGCAAGGACAGCCGCGGCATGAAAGGGATGGAAACGCGCCATGCTGGAGCTCACCGCTTGCCGGTCGCAGCTTCAGTGCGCTGCGAAACCCAGAAATAGACGACGGTCACGAGAACCGCGATGACGAGGCCGATCACGCCGACCGCCGCAGCCTTGCCGAGATCGAGATAGACGAAGGCGCGCCGGTAGAGATCGATGACGAGCGTATTGGTCTCACCGAGGGGGCCGCCTTGCGTCATCAGCCAGATCACGTCGAAACGCCGGAGCGACCAGACCGTGATAAGGAGCGTCAGCAGGGTCACCGTGGGACGGATCGTCGGCCAGACGACCGCCTTGAAAACGCTGAAGCGATCCGCGCCATCGATGACGGCCGCTTCGCGCAATTCCGATGGAACACCCTGAAGCGCGGCGAGGATAACGACCGCCGAGAAGGGAAAGATCTGCCAGAGCGTGGTGATCAGGATCGCCGGCAGGGCCATCGACGGCTCGTCCAGCCAGTTCACGCCCCCCGAGGCGAAACCGAAGAACTGCGCCAGCCGGCTGAAGAGGCCGTATTGCGCATTGTACATCCAGGTGAAGATCAGCGCGGCCGCCACGGGCGGTGCGGCCCATGGGACCGTGACCAGCGCGCGAGCCAGGCCGCGCCCGCGGAATGGGCGATCAAGCAGAAGCGCCGCCATAAGACCGAGGAAAATGGATCCCACAACGCAGATGACGGTGTAGACGACCGTTACCCGCAAGGACTGGCCGAATTCCGGATCCGTCAGCAATTCCCGGTAGTTGTCAGCCCCGACGAAGGTGCTGCTGCCGGGATTGAGCAACGAGGTCGAGGTCACGCTCAGGAAGAATTGCTGCAGGAGCGGGTAGAACTGGAACGCCAGCAAATACAGCGTGACCGGCGCGATGAAGACCATCGGCAGCCATCGGCTCGGGTCCGTTTTGCGGGCGGCAATCGCCGCGTCGTGCGAGGGCGGTCTGGTCATGGCGCAAATCCGGGTACGGGATGGTGAGAGGCGGCAGCGCTCAACGCGCCGCCGCCATCCAGAACAATTGCAATCGGTGATGAACCGTGGCGGTCCTCTTTGTTCAAGAGGGCCGACGTCGAGGCACCGGGGGTTACTGGCCGAGCACGCGGGTTTGCACGAGGCGCTGCGCCTCATCCATCGCCACCTGCGGAGCAACACCGCCCTGCAGAACCTTGAGAAGCTGCTGCACGACGATCTGCTGGATCTCGGGCGACTTGACCTCGAGGCCCTGCGGCAGAGCCGGAACGCTATAAGGCGTCTGCTCGTCATAGGCCTTCAGCCAAGGCATCTCCTTGAGCTCCTCGGGCGTGCGCTCGACGATCGTGGCGACGTTGACCGCTCCGAGCAGGGTCTGCAGCTCCTGCTGGTTCTTGGGCTCCAGCATCCACCGCAGGAACTTCGCCGCTGCGTCTTTCACCTTTGTGTTGGCATTGATGGTGATGGGCGCGAGGATCATGCCCTGCTGCCGATGCGGGAAGGGAGAGTGGGCCGCGCTGATGGGATGCGCCTTGCCCTGGGATGTCAGGATCGTCGCGACGCCGCCGTTGTCGACAACGGTTGCGATCTTGCCTTCCCAGAACATGCGGCGATAGGTGGCGGCATCCGTGCCCTTGGGCGTGATACCGGCATCGTAGACCTGCTTGTAGGCGGCGATGCCCGCGACGACCTCGGGGCTGTTGAAGGTCGGCGTGCCATCGGGCTTCGACCAGCGGCCACCGAAACCGTAGACGAAGTTGGTGACGTCATACCAGACACCGCCGCGCTCGGCCATGGTGGCGCGATAGGCAAAACCGTAATTGCCATCCTTGGTCGCGGCCTTGGCGGCGGCGAGGAACTCGTCAAAAGTCTTGGGCGGCTTGCCGTCCGGAAGCAGCGCCGCATTATAGATCATCGCGTAATTCGCGGTATCGAAGGCGACGCCATAGCGCTTTCCGTTGATCTTCAGATAGCTGTCGGCGCTGGTGAACTTATAGTCGGCGTCGTTGATGACGCCATCCCATGGGAGCACGGAATTGGAGGCGGCCGCCGCATAGAACTCAGGCAGGTCGAAACGGATGAGATCCGGGCCGCCCTTGCCGCCGAGCTGGGTGAAGATCGTGGAGGCAAAGGACGAGAAAGGAATGGTGACCGGTTTGACTTCGATGTCCGGGTTCGCCGCGTTGAACTTTTCGACCCAAGCTTTCAGCCTGTCGCCCCGCCCCACTTCAGCGAAATGCGAAGCGGCAAAAGTGACCACGGTCTTTCCCGACTGAGCATAGGCTCCCGTCGCAGCAAAAAGCATCGTCCCTGCGACTGCTGTCGCGAAGGACCCAGACAATATTTTGCGCATTTTCATCGACGTCATCTCCCGAGATGTTCTTCTAGTGGCGATATCTTATGGTCAAGGTGAAATGTTATTGTTCTGATTGTCCCCCATACGGCGGAAATACATCCTACCTGCGCCGGAAGACCGGCTGGCGCTTCTCCTTGAAGGCAGCCCGCCCCTCGGCGGCATCCTCAGTGGCGAAGCAGATGGTCTGGAGATCGCGTTCATAGGCGATGGCCTGCGTGATCGGCAACGCATGAGCGGCCGCCAGATTCATCTTCGCGGTCTCTGCCGCAACCGGCGCCCGGCTGGCGATGATCCCAGCGAGCTCCTGGGCGCGTGCCAGCAATGCGTCCTGCGGCACGACTTCGCTGACGAGCCCCCAGGCGAGCGCCCTCGCCGCGTCGATCGGATCCCCCGTCAGGATCATCATGGCCGCGTTGGAAGAGCCGATGCTATGCGAAAGAAAGGCAGCGACCCCGCCGCCGCCGATCCACCCGAGCTTGATCTCCGGCGCGCCGAATTGCGCGTTGTCGGAAGCGATGCGAATATCGCAACTCATGGCAGTCTCGAGTCCGCCGCCGAAGGCATAGCCGTTCACCGCGGCGATCGACGGCTTACGCAAATTGCGGATGGCGTCGCAATAGTCCTCGCGATTACGGAAGTTCCAGGCGGTGTCGTAACGGTCGAGTTCGCGGATGTCCGAGCCGCAGGAGAACGACTTCGGACCAGCGCCCGTCAGCACGACGCAGCGAATGGCGTCGTCGTCATTGCAGCGCTTGACGGCGGCAACCAGGGCCGAAGCCATTTCGGGCGTCACCGCATTGAGCTTCGCCGGGCGGTTCAGGGTGATCGTGGCAACGAAGCCGTCGATCGTGAAGCCGATTTCTTCTGTCATCGTTCAATCCTGCAAAGTCTATCGCTCGCCGCCCGTCCGGCGGCTGTGAGCATATCGATCCTGGAGACGGGCAAGGACGTCTCGATGCGAACTGCGCATGGCAAGGGCCTGGCGCAGCATCTCCGAAGCGTCCGTCTGGAAGGCGATATAGCCGTCATGGCGCGGGCGGACATAGGCCGCCTCCAGCGTCTCGGCCGTATTGGCGTAGAACTCGCCCCAACGGCCATTCACGCCGTCATCATGCCAGGCATCGCGCCGGCTAGGCTGGCCATCGTGATGGGGAATGAAGCCGCGCTGAGCCTCGGCACCCAACAGCCAGCGCAAATGATCGAGCAACTGCGGAGTGATTTCGCAGCGCCGCGACAAGCCGATCCCGGTGCCGCCCAGGGTCGAGCCCGGACGACCGCCCACCTCCGCACGCGGGGCATTGGCAAAGGTGATCGGCCTGCCCTGCCCTTCCGCAGGCGCGGCATAGTTGACGTAGCCATAGACGAGCGGGCACAGCACGACATCCTCGTGACGTGCCATATGCTCAAGAATGCCGATCGGGTTCTTCGCGCGTGTCCCCTCCGGCATCCGGCCATCGAGTTCGGCCATGATGGCGAGCACGTCGAGGCCGACCGCCTCGGATATCAGGACGTCCGCGTTCGTGACGGCGGGTGGCTCCCCGAGCGCCGCCCCAATCGAGAGGAAACTGAGGCAGGCGTGCGGACCGGCGAGCGAGAGTGCGACCGGCTTGCGCAGGGAGAGATCGAGCACGTTCTGCCAGGTTTGGGGAACGTCTTGGTCGAGGAGATCAGCGCGCAACGCCATCACCTGGGTGGCGGCATCGAGCGGCAGCGCCCAATGCACACCGCCGAAACGGTAGCTGGCCAGGCTCGGGCCGATGCTGTCGCGCCCCCAGGCGGCAACCTCATCAGCCGTGAACACCTCCTCCAGCGGGCGCAGGCATCCCCGCGTCACCGCCTCACCGACATGCGGATGATCCATCACCACGAGGTCATAACGTGCGCAGAGATCCTCGATGGGATGCTCCTCGAAGCCCTCCAGCGGCTGCTTGTCCCAGTCGATGGCGAGGCCGTCTCTGGCCTCGTCGAGCCCGGCTGCCGCCGCAGCAAGTGCGTTGTAGCCGCGGGGGTGATCCCATGTGAGGGCGCGGTAGCGCATCACGCGGTCTCCGCCTCGCCGACGACGCCGGAGGCCACGAGTTCATTGATCTTCTCAGGCGCATAGCCCGCTTCCGCGAGAACCTCGCGGGTATGTTCACCAGCAAGCGGCGCGCCACGTTCGACGCTGGACGGGGTCTTGGAGAACTTGATGGGGAAGCCCGGCGTGGTGACCCGGCCCTCGGTCGGGTGATCATAGGTGACGAAGGTCCCGTTATGGGCGATCTGGGGGTCCTTCAGCAAATCCTCGTAGCCATAGACCGGCCCGCACCAGATGTCGTTGGCGCGGAAGAGCTCCAGCCACTCGGCGCTGGTTCGCTCCGTCAGCTTCGCGCGGGTCTTGGCAAAGATCTCATCGCGCCGCGCCCAACTGTCGACCTCATCATTCATATCCAGGAACGCTGGCTCGCCGATCAACTCGCCAAGCCGCTTCAGGGGCGGGAAGGCAAGGATGATGAAGCCGTCGCTCGTCGCGAAGGCGCCATAGGGCGAACGGATATAGACATGGGCATGCGGCTCGCTGGAACGCTTCTGGGGCTTGCCGGCGACCGTATAGACGGACAGCTCCTGCATCTGCAGGGTCGTGATGGCGTCCAGCATATTGACCTGGACGAGCTGTCCCTCCCCCGTGCGTTCGCGATGGAGAAGCGCCGCGAGCACACCCTCGAAGGCCGTGTAGGCCGTGACGGCGTCAACGAGATACTGGCCGGCAGGCGTCGGCGCCTCGCCGTCCCGCCCGGCCGACAGCATAGCCCCGGAAAGCCCCTGGAGGATGAGGTCCTGGCCAGGATGGTTGATATAAGGCCCGCTCTCGCCATAGCCGGACATCGAGACATAGACGAGGCCCGGATTGATCGCCGAGAGGGTTTCGTAATCGACACCCAGACGCTTGGCGACACCGGGACGGTAATTCTGCAGAAAAACATCCGCCGTCTTGACGAGATCGAGCAGCAGCGCCTTGCCCGCCGGATCCTTCAGGTTCACCGACAATGAGCGCTTGTTGCGGTTCAGCGACAGAAACGAAACATTGATGCGATTGCCGCCGGCGCCACCGGCGGAGACATGGCGCTGCCACTCGCCAGCAACCGGCTCCACCTTGACCACATCCGCCCCGAGATCGCCAAGACGTTGCGCCGCGAGAGGCCCTGCCATGGCGATCGAACAATCAAGAACGCGGTAGCCGCTGAGTACGTTACGCTTGCTTGTCATAACCTGATCTATCCTGTGGTGCAGTCGAGGGCAGCGGTTGCCGCACAGGCACCCGCCGCGATCATGGATGCGCCCGCGCTCCACGGCCGCGAGGGCGCCGCGAAGACCCGCACGAGCAGCCGAAAGCACGCGGCATCCATACTGAGCCGGTCGCCGTCGTGGGCCGCGGGCATTTCAAGTCGTTGACCGGAGCGATCTCTTTTGAACCGGATCACTCCTCCGGGCCCGGCGGCGATACAGCCCCGGGTCCCGCCGTCAGTTCGCCGCGATGAAGTTGCGGTTCCAGGTCGGACTAATGAGCACTTCGTTGACGCAAACCCGCGGAGGCATCTCGGCCACCACGCGGAT encodes:
- a CDS encoding CoA transferase, with protein sequence MTSKRNVLSGYRVLDCSIAMAGPLAAQRLGDLGADVVKVEPVAGEWQRHVSAGGAGGNRINVSFLSLNRNKRSLSVNLKDPAGKALLLDLVKTADVFLQNYRPGVAKRLGVDYETLSAINPGLVYVSMSGYGESGPYINHPGQDLILQGLSGAMLSAGRDGEAPTPAGQYLVDAVTAYTAFEGVLAALLHRERTGEGQLVQVNMLDAITTLQMQELSVYTVAGKPQKRSSEPHAHVYIRSPYGAFATSDGFIILAFPPLKRLGELIGEPAFLDMNDEVDSWARRDEIFAKTRAKLTERTSAEWLELFRANDIWCGPVYGYEDLLKDPQIAHNGTFVTYDHPTEGRVTTPGFPIKFSKTPSSVERGAPLAGEHTREVLAEAGYAPEKINELVASGVVGEAETA
- a CDS encoding enoyl-CoA hydratase/isomerase family protein, with product MTEEIGFTIDGFVATITLNRPAKLNAVTPEMASALVAAVKRCNDDDAIRCVVLTGAGPKSFSCGSDIRELDRYDTAWNFRNREDYCDAIRNLRKPSIAAVNGYAFGGGLETAMSCDIRIASDNAQFGAPEIKLGWIGGGGVAAFLSHSIGSSNAAMMILTGDPIDAARALAWGLVSEVVPQDALLARAQELAGIIASRAPVAAETAKMNLAAAHALPITQAIAYERDLQTICFATEDAAEGRAAFKEKRQPVFRRR
- a CDS encoding carbohydrate ABC transporter permease yields the protein MARFHPFHAAAVLAVLGVAVFPLYWMFVTSLTPSDQLFADRPQLLPSLAQLPTYIEAWSGTSLRHWLFNSIIVAVGTTALSIVLAILPAYALSRMDFKGKLLFGFALFLTQMLPEAMLVVPLYDIFTKLSLLNTLLGLILANAAFTVPVVTWILKGAIDAVPYEIEEAARIDGCSRIGIVLAVVVPLIAPTLAAAAVIAFFHGWNEYVFAQTFISDDQWRTASVGLASFIGELSTPVHTVMAVGFIYTVPAVVFYLFVQRYVVAGMTSGGVKG
- a CDS encoding sugar ABC transporter substrate-binding protein encodes the protein MKMRKILSGSFATAVAGTMLFAATGAYAQSGKTVVTFAASHFAEVGRGDRLKAWVEKFNAANPDIEVKPVTIPFSSFASTIFTQLGGKGGPDLIRFDLPEFYAAAASNSVLPWDGVINDADYKFTSADSYLKINGKRYGVAFDTANYAMIYNAALLPDGKPPKTFDEFLAAAKAATKDGNYGFAYRATMAERGGVWYDVTNFVYGFGGRWSKPDGTPTFNSPEVVAGIAAYKQVYDAGITPKGTDAATYRRMFWEGKIATVVDNGGVATILTSQGKAHPISAAHSPFPHRQQGMILAPITINANTKVKDAAAKFLRWMLEPKNQQELQTLLGAVNVATIVERTPEELKEMPWLKAYDEQTPYSVPALPQGLEVKSPEIQQIVVQQLLKVLQGGVAPQVAMDEAQRLVQTRVLGQ
- a CDS encoding extracellular solute-binding protein, whose translation is MRYRALTWDHPRGYNALAAAAAGLDEARDGLAIDWDKQPLEGFEEHPIEDLCARYDLVVMDHPHVGEAVTRGCLRPLEEVFTADEVAAWGRDSIGPSLASYRFGGVHWALPLDAATQVMALRADLLDQDVPQTWQNVLDLSLRKPVALSLAGPHACLSFLSIGAALGEPPAVTNADVLISEAVGLDVLAIMAELDGRMPEGTRAKNPIGILEHMARHEDVVLCPLVYGYVNYAAPAEGQGRPITFANAPRAEVGGRPGSTLGGTGIGLSRRCEITPQLLDHLRWLLGAEAQRGFIPHHDGQPSRRDAWHDDGVNGRWGEFYANTAETLEAAYVRPRHDGYIAFQTDASEMLRQALAMRSSHRDVLARLQDRYAHSRRTGGER
- a CDS encoding sugar ABC transporter permease codes for the protein MTRPPSHDAAIAARKTDPSRWLPMVFIAPVTLYLLAFQFYPLLQQFFLSVTSTSLLNPGSSTFVGADNYRELLTDPEFGQSLRVTVVYTVICVVGSIFLGLMAALLLDRPFRGRGLARALVTVPWAAPPVAAALIFTWMYNAQYGLFSRLAQFFGFASGGVNWLDEPSMALPAILITTLWQIFPFSAVVILAALQGVPSELREAAVIDGADRFSVFKAVVWPTIRPTVTLLTLLITVWSLRRFDVIWLMTQGGPLGETNTLVIDLYRRAFVYLDLGKAAAVGVIGLVIAVLVTVVYFWVSQRTEAATGKR